Proteins encoded within one genomic window of Heptranchias perlo isolate sHepPer1 chromosome 35, sHepPer1.hap1, whole genome shotgun sequence:
- the LOC137302218 gene encoding probable G-protein coupled receptor 139 yields the protein MTIVILSRGKCGLSKCVTRYLVAMAAADLLVVIIDLILRQVPIVYWSEFTFLWYVEVCNIHAVLLYAVTACSVWFTVTFTFDRFVAICCQELKTKHCTEKTAAVVLGTVTVLSGLKNIFWYFLYTNEYWLSNSPWFCSVTPVVSRSLVWGVVELMHYILTPFVPFLLIVLFNVLTVRHILVASRARRRIWGPSSGESSSDPEMENRRKSIVVLFIISGNFILLWVVFMVCSILRRLDYLGYPVSLPTFVTEIGFMLQLLSCCTNTFIYAVTQRKFREELRNGVKFPRAMMVKLIR from the coding sequence atgacgattgtgatcctgtctcggggaaagtgcggtctctccaaatgcgtcactcgctacctggtggccatggcagcggcagaTCTACTGGtagttatcatcgatctgatattaaGGCAGGTTCCTATTGTTTATTGGTCCGAATTTACATTTCTGTGGTACGTtgaagtgtgtaatatccacgccgtcctgctttatgcagtcacAGCATGTTCTGTTTggttcacggtcactttcacctttgatcgatttgtggccatttgttgccaggagCTGAAAACTAAACATTGCACCGAGaagacggcggctgtggttctaggAACAGTGACCGTGCTGAGCGGCTTGAAGAACATTTTCTGGTATTTTCTGTATACAAATGAGTATTGGCTTTCGAATAGTCCCTGGTTTTGCAGCGTGACACCCGTAGTATCTCGTTCTCTGGTCTGGGGGGTCGTTGAATTAATGCATTACATTTTAACACCATTTGTTCCATTTCTTTTGATTGTACTGTTCAATGTATTaacggtcagacacattttagtggccagcagagcccgcaggaggaTCTGGGGTCCGAGCAGTGGGGAGagttccagtgacccagagatggagaaccgaaggaaatctatcgTTGTACTATTTATTATATCGGGGAACTTCATCCTTTTATGGGTGGTGTTCATGGTGTGTTCTATATTGAGACGGTTGGATTATTTGGGGTATCCTGTCTCCCTGCCCACTTTTGTAACAGAAATCggcttcatgctccagctcctgagttgctgcacgaacacttttatttatgcagtgacccaaaGGAAATTCAGAGAAGAGTTGAGGAATGGAGTGAAATTTCCCCGCGCAATGATGGTCAAATTAATTAGATGA